The stretch of DNA CAAAGGTTTCATCAATGCGTAACTACAAATAGAATCAGAAATTTCGCCCAAACAGGGCTCGAGgtaactgcccatgtttgcataggactcgtaatcaccaacaccattagtgttgagaaaacgcaatttgttttttttttgcctacaagcgtaaccatgaACATTTCCAATGAAAACGAATTCtatccagttgaaggatattatcggcaaaaagagggcctaggagattttgcggattaaaacatattttctccatttggaaaacgcttacgtctatttatgcggacaatcaatcgtttcaatgaacatttgttcgcatagctagacgtaatcaccaggtctGTAGCGttaatatttacatttccgataatagtcaaaacgtctccgtcggcaGTTTCAGTTGTCAATTAATTAAATTTGCAAAAGCAATCTGCAATGATGGtgattttagcaacatgatttatcgatatcacgatcaatcgcataaagatggtggagtaacttacaccaacggtatgagtaaatgctgagtttGTGGAATAATTCGACGTCGAACCCGAGGAATTATAATGCTAGGAACCAATATTATTATAATtctactactgatctgattctttcattatctactttttcaattcaaatacaaaatttagataattataacattaaaaaacacaattacatctctttgttcatcgcagaGCAGTGTACATAAAATAGTTATATGATTTctatggtttcttatattcatctattaggaaacactaagtaataagacactatcgtgacaggcacGTTTGGaatctacaaagaatgtgattcaaatgtagagatgtagatttagcttatagcacataatactcataagtgttgattttcgaacgatatattaaagctgtatggaactacgtctgttatgcggacaaacagtgatttttcggaaaggtttttttttcaaaattgctcaaatgttttcgaacaaaaaatgtttgtttgcatgttgagcaaacgaattacattgcgtagaatgcaaaacggcgaaaaagtcggttttgttcattttgtcgcttacgtctcctataaaAACATGGACAGGTCATCTGAGCGTGATTTGCCTTTTCAGGTATTTTCAGAAATCTTCAGAAAGGTGGTGAGTAGAGCCGGCGGATAGCTGTgactacatatatatatatatatatatatatatatatatatatatatatatatatatatatatatatatatatatatatagatatatatatatatatatatatatatatatatatatatatatatatagcaatGCATTGGTCAAACCTGTGTCTTCATGGTACTctattgaattttaaaaaaatagttttcgctgaaaaaataatcagatttttcaaaaactcaaaatagcACTTCTCTCttttcaatcaagttgaaaGAGGCAACGTTCAGTTTAGAGCCAAACACAAGTAAAAAAGTAAGCGAAGAATTTGTTGTACAGTGTATTTTTTAAGAATTGAATTTGGATTTAAATTTTACTCATTGTATCTGCAGAGATTTTACATAGCTGTCATCGACATACAATAGATCCTTTTGGCAATCGATATTGAAAACTTCGCTATGAAATTTTACAAACACTTTATCTACACGGTTCGTTAAAACAGTTGAAGATTTTTATTCCGTTTGTGAACTGTATGCTAAATTGCATGAGCATGGTAACACACTTTTTTCCCTTGGATCTTTTATGGAGAGGAGTATTTTTGGAGAATTGCGCTCCTGTTTTCTTTCACAGGAAACATGTCCTGTTGTAGTACGCGATTAATTTGAAACCTCATGCCTCGAACTATGGTTGCTTTTTTCCAGAAGTCATATGGTGGCCTTTCAAACAAGCCTTGTTGAAAAAGAAGATATATCAGCTACTAAATTTGTTGTTATGTTTGATGATTTCATTACTCTAATTAGTCTAGTTGATTCAAACTAAGTATAGAAGTCAGAATCTTTAAAAGGGTGTGAAAAAAATCTAGGATACTATGCTGGACTACATTGAAAAGTGGAAGGCTAGCCTACGAGAAACACAACAGTATAAATGGAATGTATTAGAGCACATTCCTGAATGGATAGATATTGAAAGTAGCATTAGAAAAAACTTTTGTTGAGATCgataaaaacattttgtttgattagtgaacaataatcgaataatcgaataattatGATTAATGAGAAAAAAAGTTGGAACAAAAACCCGTTTTAGTTGCAAATTGCAAATAAGAGTGTAAGGAATTCATAAATCTGATTAATTATATAATTATACTAATTATATTTTATCTCTGCCAGGTAGTACCGGACcggttgaaaaaatatttatacgaTGAACATTATGTGGACAAcgagaaacatttgaaacacTGATCTGAAATGtaacaaattttattaatttattaatttattaattcCCGAAAATCCTTATCTGCTTCGCAAAGTCCATCCAccatatgaatatgaatgaataaaattggttGTAGAGAACAAGGCTGGTAAGACTGAAAATATTCGATTGTTTGGCTTTATTCTCGGTTTTATTCACTTACTTATACAATTCTTCAAAACATGGCATATTGATTTTTCGGCTTACGTatcccgtttttattcctgcactatttggtcagcctacttTTTATGCAAATGGTGAAAAAATCCTTCACGAAAATcttgtctgataatgattttatattacaaaTGTTTCTTTAGTGGAAATTTAAGGATATTTCTATGAAAATGGTTGAATACTACGCGTTTCAATTAATCAACtaacataaattaaaaaaaaaaacattcaaattttaacaattcaaaACTGACTTCGGGTCATCAACGGGCCATCAACGAGCAGACTGTTAAGGGATGAATGCGAAATTTCAGAGCGAAAGGTAGATAACTTGCAGAGCCTTTTTTTCACAGCAAAAGCTACATACAGGGTTtttcatttcgggcttccgaaagtatacagctgacaaccgtttgacatagctgtcaaccaaagcgtcatatcgttagtttaatgtctgccattttgcaATATGGaacgttttagcatcgcacaacgtgttaatttggttaaattatagtataaaaatgatgaaaaaccggcaaatgtttttcgagcattacggacggattttggtcgtcatggacggcctacagagcacacaatcgctaatgtagtgcgtaaattcgaacaaactggatccgtagcggatattgtgaaacccgtgcatcatcgtaatgtgcgttcggccgaaaatattactgctgttgctgccagtgtggaggatgacccgaatgtttcgattccacagcgtgctcagcaattgggcttgtcaaacacatcattgtggcgaattttgcatttggacttgcacctacatccatataaagtccaactggtacaaaaattagagcgtggtgaccatggaatgcgtctggcatatgtcgattgggtgaacgaacaacagcagcaaaatgctgaattttcgcatcaaattttcttcagcgatgaggcacatttcgagctcgatgGCTATgtaaacacccaaaatttccgtatatggggctcagaaaatccacacgtgattgttgagaggccattgcatccgccaaaagtcactgtttggtgcgcattatggtctggtggagtcaccgggccgtatttctttgaaaatgaggacgtcgagacggtaactgtgaatggtgagcgctatggccgcatgttaaccgatttgttttgccacaaattgaagatatggatacggatgacatgtggtttcagcaggacggcgccacgtgccacacaacacgaccgaacatggccatattgcgaacgaaatttgagggacgcataatttcgcgttgtggtgatgccaattggccgtccagatcatgcgatttgaatccgctagactttttttttgtgggtttATGCGAATGactgtgtctatgccaactctccgcaaactcttgaacatttgaaacacaacattcgtgaagttatgacggAGATACCGcctcatatgtgccgaaaagtaatcgaaaattacctgttccggatcaaggtgtgcgaggaagccctaggtggacatttgaatgatgttgtatttcacacataatggcataaaccaaactttaatttgaaataaaagtttcatctaaattcgaattctaagtgtgttttatttcaatttactttcggaatttaaagttggaaaaccctgtttTTATCTGTTTCCTTTCCACACGAATGGATTCCTTTGAGACGTTTTCATTGGTTATGTCGAGAACAACGCTATGGCATTTATACCCATGAGGTTTCTTCCGCGTGAGAATATTTCTAGTAGCGGTTTTTCCGTTGCTCTTATTACCtctgcaattttttttccgtGAATCATTCAAACAGAATACTGCATTGACATTGATATTTCTTAGTAATCCATCGCATGTTATTTCTTAAGTAGAAAATTTGAAGTCCTGATTGCAGACCTATAGCAAACCCTCGTGCAATTTTGGTCGTTACTATGCAACTATATCGGATTTTGGAAAACTTTACCACAGACTGCGTGCAAAGCAATCAATAGAatcagtcaaaaaaaaataaaataaataaatgattaaaaagaaaaattatgGGACTGTTGGTTCTTGTTTTCCCTCGGTATTTAATCAAATTTTGAGGAAAACACACTTCTATAGGAGATTATATACCAGTTATtggaataaataaaaactaataataataaaataacaaattgaATACACTAACCATGATTCGTTATTTGTAACACGATGGTCAAAGATGTCACATTTGGCTAGAAGCCTTGGAAtcattgaaacacaaatatctcgTCTATTTCCAGGCATACTTCTAACGTTATTTACCTTAGGCTTTGGTGTGACCAACAACGATACATTCATATTTAAGATACCATTGCATAGGTTTTTCAAACCTTCAACAGGTATCACATATCTAAAACAGTTGAGAGTCTTTCAAGTAATCCATATCCCACTGGACATTCGCCATAAAGTCTGCCACAATCAACACCGTTTGCTCCATACCTTGCAGCCAGCTTATATTCCAAATCCATTTTCTCCTCTTCGGAAGGTCTAAGTGGAAAAATTATTGAAACGATTTCAATTGCCTATTTCAATTGAGTTATACCAGATGATACTCACGTAAAGATCACATCGAGAATCTCTCCAATCAACCCGTTATGCGTCAACGGTGTGTCTGCAACCTCACATATCATTCGTAGAAGACAATCTCTGCCATTGCTGTTCCAGGAATCGATCATTTCCTCCAGTATCCGATACAACTGCACTCTGCTATTGTCCACAAAGTTTCCTTCATCTAGACGCGTCTTGAAGTAACTATCCGGTAGAGGCCAAACTATTGTGCCTGGAATGGCATAATTGGCTTGAAAGTTATACGCCCAACTCAGGCTGCGTTTCGTTTTGTGATTGAATTTAACGTCATATGCCGCCGAAAATAACATTTTCGTTATTCCGCCATATGGAATGAAGGGAAGGAATCGCTTCTGGAGCTTATGAATGGCTGGGGCCGGTTCAGTATGATTTGTACCGCATTCATGAGCATCGGTAATACCACCGACAACAGCGATGAGCACAATAACACTCCATCCAACCCTCCGAACACTAATGGAGTTCATTCTGACTAGCCTTCATCTCGGCATCATCTGGAGCGCTCCTGTTCCAAGCTCACAACTTTTAACACTTTCCGCCAcgatgaaatctatgaaatgcCGAGTTCTATTTTTGCATTGCTCGCTTGGCGAAGTTTCTACAGGTTTGAAGAACATTTTTTCTGTTCGGAAATTTAGATTTGATTGTTATCTGCATTTACTTATTTATGATCACTCCCCATATGTTTTTGATTTGACTATGATCTGTAATCGGAATCTCTTCTTTATgcgaaattgatatttttttttttcaaagtgatAGTGATCTGATCTGATCCTAGAGTTATGAAATACcttcattttgtttttatttcaattttcgtgctataacaaaataataaagTCTAGCTTTACTAGTCATAAAAAAAGCTGGTTCTTACATCTTACCATATATGCATAATTTGAACCGAGCTCATAAATATTTCTGGAGACTCATTAGATTCATTGATTCATCTGATACGAAACGTTCAAAAGGCCTGTACCATGTTGATCTTAATCAGGTCAAACAACCTAGTTTGGTGTCAAACGTTAGTTTTAGCTCTTCAACGCTTCTGTAATGTTTGTTGTCAACAAATACGTTTCATACGATAAATCCACACAGTTCCTCGATTGGATTTTGGTTTGTTGGTCAACCCAGACAAGTTGACCAGCCTATAACCCGAATCCTTGGTTTAATAAACCAACTTCTATAAACTTGAAACAATTCAGTggctctatagttgtgaaacaaagTGTATGATCAAAATCTGATAGAAGTGTAATAGCATGAgctgaagaaaaatgaaaataaatcataCACCGTGGAAAGCTCAATAATAATATGGCAAGTATGATGTTGTTCAACAgagagtatttttttaaatatataattAGGATGTGTGGATATTAAATGGCATTTTTTTAATAAGAAACACTTTATTTAATTCAAAGTATTGATTATCACTaactataaattttttttccgtttcTTTGGCATCATATCATGGCAGGGAAAGGCCTTAAAATACTTAATTTGGCTAGAACTGCAATGACAGTTTGTTAGCCATTGGTTGACAACTCCAGTGCTGAATTTGCACACCTGGAAGAAACATATGAGTATGGGATTGGTCTCACCGTATATTTTGTTCCTGATAATCACTTAACAAAGTCAATTACCACACTCAATCACACGAGTTtcgatagaaaaaatatttgtatcgaccctgttttaatgttataataaatgaaaaaaataccaaaaatgttCAAGACCAGTTCAATGGTTATCCAAAACCTTTCTCGATAATGTTTGCCGGCTAAGTCAATCAATAATACTTCTGGGTGGTCTAATGAGTAGAGCAAATATAGCGCGCCCCAATTTCCTAGCATCAAGTCGCAAAGCATGACGTACTCACATCAATGCAGTGGGCAGTGACTGCTTGAGTTGGATTCACGCCCCAAAAATATCTGGCGATGTGCGAGGcatttacatattttttattcgcATTCACTGCATGTTTACTAAGATGATTAAGAATCGATGACTAATCTTTCAGATGAGATAAGTTATTCAATCACAGAATATCAGAGAATATCAGGCATGAACCATTGATATAACATAGTGGTGAGAGCTCTATCGATAATATCACGTTTAAAGTTCAAACATTCTTCTAGCGAAAGAAGCTCTGTCAATTTGAAATAAGTACACTTTCATTGGATATATCTCAGAATCTATCTGATTAAGAATAAAACGTTACTAGAAAAATATTCTGTATTTATTGTACTTTGAAGCTAAATAtgggtttttcgatttttaacccCCTCGAATGAAAATTCGAACTTCGGGCTTGATACGTGCCATCTACTTCGGCACAAGATGATGGTCAACCTCATCGACTGCTTTTTCCCAGTATCTGGGCAATTGAAGTAACATTTTTAACAATATTCCCACCAGTGGCGTCGACTGccgggagggggggggggggtggcatGTTGGTGCGCCGACTCGTTTTGAGTCACTCCAAATTGAGGTTACATGTGAGACTCTGCAtaccaaagcccatgacttgtcgAAAGTGCAAGTAAGTTGTTCATCGCGCCCATAAGGAGCCCCGTGCCACTTGCGGAGCGCAACATGTGGGCGAACTCAGCAGAAATCGAATATTCCATTTGAAACTCCTTCCATTTTCTGGTTGACAGAAAAACGTGGCTTCTCTTTAGTCCACTCTGACCGCCTCTATTGaagaatatgttatataacttgctttatgaaaaacattgaaatttttctcacggagattcggttGTTAATCAGGTCTACTTGGACCTCACCCAGGGCTTATGTTTAACACGTTAGGCCCCGGTTTTTTCCAgatgcgctttccattcagcccgcatcaagagcgtttgcacaatatcagtgtcggtcccagttcccaatGATACtcattgtataaaaagaaaatagtcagcaattcgactagcaagtagtcacattttgtataacatccgaaaacaaatcttatatatttttatttcattactagctgacccggcaaacttcgtcccgcccaaaatttgttttttgttatcaataccttcaaacattcacgttttcttactaagcgcaagttcatgagtccaatcgcagaactgttcattgattgatcttctaatcgaccccgttgaataaACCTTCTACTGAAAAatacctagtacttctaccaaaactcatcattataatatcagattattttcagacacagttctcgttgaatatttttcaaccacttacaaatagcatgtttctccgctaaatggaaaaaatgtttgatacaaaaaatatgatagaataaagacagaaccctctcctcttctccccttagagaggagggggaAGTGTCAGGTCaccttagaaacgtttcgtgcctcctaaaatcccccccccccctaagagagggagcaGGAGTATttatccaccatagaatcatttattgcaccctaaaccctccacatgtctaatttggttccgtttgctggattaattctcgagtaatgcagaaatttatgtttcctttgtatggcagccccctcaaactatcacgaaaaccttccccggccccaaaaacccctacgtaccaattttcatgtcgatcggttcagtagttcccgAGTCCAAAAgaatcaaacagacagacagatcatttatatataaatatatatatatatatatatatatatatatatatatatatatatatatatatatatatatatatatatatatatatatatatatatatatatatatatatatatatatatatatatatatatatatatatatatatatatatatatatatatatatatatatatatatatatatatatatatatatatatatatatatatatatatatatatatatatatatatatatatatagattttgtaactgtcagtctcaGTCAGTCAGTGTTTTGCTACCAAAAAGCTGaatgtcggtccctagggaccgacgctgggctcaacgtgttaaggcaGTATTTCAGTCTAGAGATTTGagaataaaatcaaaaaaaaatttcatatttctgaagtttaggcattcaagaatatactctagaaaggacttttcgaaaatcccattatttaccgttttatagccattttagtgatgcggtgtcTAAAATAGTACGGTCATAACTATCAACTTTAAACGCGTATttttcgaaactagttttttcaaactggcgtacacgatatctcaagtactactgaatcgatttatgtGGAATTTATAAAAATACTACCTGTATGCATCTTCCTATCGCATGGACCAATaaaaagaaatatatattcaaattttactatttttaaaaaatcggaccttcactgattcagaatcggttccatttttttttcaatcagctgccaaaacacacctcagtAAACTCGAGAGAATCCAGTATATTTGTATACGTATTGCGTGGCGATGTATGCCCTCACCACACATCGTAAGTTCCGagattttggcaggcgtactctcACTAAAATATCGCTGCAATTTGTTATCTCTCCGGCTCTTCATCCGGTGtgagtttataaatacattggTGATCGAATATTTTTAGCGGTATGATTCGCGAATTATCTAAGAGGACATTGTATCCCATTAACCCATCCCAAGTTTCTTAATAactgacacggttaagaaacgtttttcataTTAACGTTTcataccaatgaaacacaaatttttacataactcgagaattaatgaagcaaacggAATCAAAAAGTGGAGtttttagagggcacgaaatgtttctatgttagtTTGACACTACACCCACCTCTCTAAAGGAGAGGAGGGGGGTTGCATAACTCCCAGATATGTCCATATGTtccattgttaaaaaaaatcaagcaaattttaccaaatttgacatatggaggtttcaggcggcaataaatgtttctatttcaACACACCTATctacctctctaaggggaaggggctgccatacaaatgaaacaaatacttctgcatatctcgagaactaatcaagcaaatggagccaaatttgggatgtgagggtttttgggtacgagaaatgtttctatgatagtaaaaaataagtttcaggccgaacgcctgtttcatgactgggaataagtgatagtcgctaggggcgaaattaaaattaatttttaggtgattaaacacactcctatatcttcttctatccatacaattaacaatggatcgccgaatgtgttgataagagcgagGAAGGAATTGACCGATTTGGCCctgtctttgttctatcatattttttgtatcaaacattcattcaatgtaacgaagaaagatgttatttgcaagtggttgaaaaatcttgaactagaAATGTGTCTGAGaatgatctgatattataatgacgagttttggtagagtacttctaccaaaactcgtcattttaTAGTATagcattttatagtaaaagataattttaaagggtcgattagatgatcaatcaatgaacagttctgcgattggacctatggacgttcgcttagcaagaaagtgtgaatgttttcaataaattagaaatatattttctcaataTCTCGAGAAaggttgcatttagaagaagattgataataagcttttttgttttaaatcatatcaggattcataatttgtggcttaagatgattgttaacatgcaaaaattcggagtttcgaaaactcataaaaactcgatgttccacaaagttcgtcaaaaacatttctatcatcttggatttatttttttattaaaaacataatttaaaaaaaaagaatacgtTTTTAGGATAatgcaaataaaagtttttttttgaaaataaaaaactactattttttttctcagtgcacGTTTCACGTTTCACGTTTCAACATCAATAATTTATAAATCTTTCTAAACACTATTTctataaagaaaaaataaaataaacactatttcagtacgactcatagtttttgagatataaattatcaaatactactcttactaaaatcgatacgtttcaaaagttacacttgagtcaaaaattccAAATTGCTGTGgagaactcatatttcctccaatccAAATGTAATACAAACtatcattcgaataaaaaatactcatgttttgtcatttgtcgatatCATTTAGAATTACTCTTTTGTAACAATGTCATTTTTTTATGCATACAGAGTTTATAAAGACAGCCTTCTTCATTTCTTTGTGCCGCTACACTGATTGTACCTcagattactttattttgtttttgttcaaaTATGGTTAGTAAATAATGATCATAAAATCCAATTAGATGCTGAAGTCAAcctttctcgtttttttttattcatacatttGATTGACAGTAAATAGATGAATAActagaaataaacaaaaaaaacattgaaaccaAAATCAATTCCATTTAACAGATTCAAGAGAAGTAAAACATTTTACTTTGATCATTTTTGACATCGAGCAAACCAATTCATATGATAAATGGTAACCTAA from Toxorhynchites rutilus septentrionalis strain SRP chromosome 3, ASM2978413v1, whole genome shotgun sequence encodes:
- the LOC129774170 gene encoding uncharacterized protein LOC129774170; the encoded protein is MNSISVRRVGWSVIVLIAVVGGITDAHECGTNHTEPAPAIHKLQKRFLPFIPYGGITKMLFSAAYDVKFNHKTKRSLSWAYNFQANYAIPGTIVWPLPDSYFKTRLDEGNFVDNSRVQLYRILEEMIDSWNSNGRDCLLRMICEVADTPLTHNGLIGEILDVIFTPSEEEKMDLEYKLAARYGANGVDCGRLYGECPVGYGLLERLSTVLDM